A region from the Candidatus Methanoperedens sp. genome encodes:
- a CDS encoding universal stress protein — protein sequence MTKYEILVATDGSEYGKKAEIAAMKITRSYNIRIAAIYVAVGSKDSEREERVAKGEEVLNRVVETGASMGVEVNKLLVGVSMQRMPQQGAMADTIARAILDAAEKYKVHTIVLGGKGESEINPELGSVALAVVKKSRCSVLVAR from the coding sequence ATGACAAAGTACGAGATACTGGTAGCCACGGACGGCTCTGAATATGGAAAGAAAGCGGAAATAGCTGCGATGAAGATAACTAGGTCATATAATATCCGCATTGCGGCCATCTATGTCGCGGTGGGCAGCAAGGATTCGGAGCGCGAGGAGCGCGTTGCAAAAGGCGAGGAAGTTCTGAACCGCGTGGTGGAGACCGGCGCTTCCATGGGAGTCGAGGTGAACAAGCTGCTGGTCGGAGTGAGTATGCAGCGGATGCCGCAGCAGGGCGCGATGGCTGATACGATAGCGCGTGCCATTCTGGATGCTGCGGAAAAGTATAAGGTGCATACCATCGTGCTGGGAGGCAAGGGAGAGAGCGAGATCAATCCCGAGCTCGGGAGCGTGGCGCTCGCCGTGGTGAAGAAGTCAAGGTGCTCGGTGCTGGTGGCGAGGTAA
- a CDS encoding NADH-quinone oxidoreductase subunit B family protein: MTVEAEIEIMGQHLNERIKKIFGRSLHIREVDAGSCNACEVEVNALSNPIYDIERFGLHIVASPRHADMLLVTGPVTRNMELALLKTYNATPEPKLVAAMGSCACNGGIFGDTYASGGGVDRFIPVDVYIPGCPPRPQAVIFGLMVALDKLDQKIRKMEVKA; this comes from the coding sequence ATGACTGTCGAAGCTGAAATCGAGATAATGGGTCAGCACCTCAACGAGAGGATAAAAAAAATATTTGGGAGATCGCTCCACATACGCGAGGTGGACGCGGGTTCGTGCAATGCCTGCGAAGTGGAGGTGAACGCTTTATCCAATCCCATATATGACATCGAGCGCTTCGGTCTCCATATCGTGGCATCCCCGCGCCACGCGGATATGCTGCTCGTGACCGGGCCAGTGACGCGGAATATGGAACTTGCGCTCCTGAAGACCTATAACGCCACTCCTGAGCCGAAGCTCGTGGCTGCCATGGGATCGTGTGCCTGCAACGGTGGCATTTTCGGCGATACCTACGCAAGCGGAGGCGGCGTGGACAGATTTATTCCCGTGGATGTGTACATTCCCGGATGCCCGCCCAGGCCCCAGGCCGTGATATTCGGACTCATGGTGGCTCTTGACAAGCTTGATCAGAAGATTAGGAAAATGGAGGTAAAGGCATGA
- a CDS encoding 4Fe-4S dicluster domain-containing protein, with the protein MFEILKQTLKTGTVTANYPKKPDIAPEGFRGKPQLLSDKCTYCGECAAVCPPGVIWLEEEKGGKTLTLSYCGCIFCGRCEEVCPYAAIKLTQEYELASKTKDDLLTSISRKL; encoded by the coding sequence ATGTTCGAGATCCTGAAACAGACCTTAAAAACAGGGACAGTAACCGCGAATTATCCCAAAAAACCTGACATAGCGCCTGAGGGATTCCGCGGAAAACCGCAGCTTCTCTCAGATAAGTGCACCTATTGCGGCGAATGCGCAGCTGTCTGCCCGCCGGGTGTTATCTGGCTTGAAGAAGAAAAAGGTGGAAAAACTCTTACATTATCATATTGCGGGTGCATTTTCTGCGGAAGGTGCGAAGAAGTATGCCCTTACGCTGCCATAAAGCTCACGCAGGAATATGAGCTTGCATCAAAGACGAAAGATGACCTTCTAACGAGTATATCGAGGAAGTTATGA
- a CDS encoding NADH-quinone oxidoreductase subunit C: protein MNELIDAIRKDFGSSIQNERASNNEIYFTVEEDAAVKVCDHLYHHLGAALVSIFATDRRKKEGCFRIHYVFSLINPSGKDDRVSKTADAFIIIQINIDENAPHFHSTTPKIPAANWYEREIQDMFGLTPVGHPDPRRLVHFEDWPAKLYPLRKDFDIRTKPERVKGEYTYRRVEGEGVYEIPVGPVHAGVIEPGHFRFSVAGEPVLNLEIRHFYTHKGVEKLFENVSIDKAVFLAERVSGDNSVAHAVAFCQAVEKIAGVDIPPRAKYIRVILMELERLYNHLGDIAGIATDVAYAFGAAHANLLKEEILQLNEIVTGSRLLRGMNTIGGVRRDIGDKKEIISKKLSVFRNDFRELMELLFGSPSVADRIETTGRLYNDIARELHVVGPVARASGIYRDTRRNHPYAAYAELDFKVPVLKSGDVNARTRIRSDEVYESISMIETALFRLPDGDIRSNIKEIPDGYALGYTEAPRGETLYWVMIENNRIERCKVRDPSFCNWLAIEYAVLDNIVPDFPIINKSLSLSYSGNDM, encoded by the coding sequence ATGAATGAGCTAATAGATGCGATCAGAAAAGATTTTGGAAGCAGTATTCAGAACGAAAGGGCTTCAAACAACGAGATTTATTTCACGGTAGAAGAAGACGCAGCCGTGAAGGTCTGCGATCATTTATATCACCACCTTGGCGCAGCCCTTGTTTCTATCTTCGCTACAGATCGGAGGAAAAAGGAGGGGTGCTTTAGAATACATTATGTGTTCTCTTTGATAAACCCATCTGGAAAGGATGACCGGGTTTCCAAGACGGCAGACGCCTTCATAATAATACAGATAAATATCGATGAGAATGCACCGCATTTCCATTCCACCACACCCAAAATCCCTGCAGCAAACTGGTATGAGCGGGAGATCCAGGATATGTTCGGTTTGACACCCGTAGGCCATCCCGACCCGAGGAGGCTTGTCCATTTTGAGGACTGGCCTGCCAAATTATATCCACTGCGGAAGGACTTTGATATAAGGACAAAACCGGAGCGAGTTAAAGGCGAATATACGTACCGCAGGGTGGAAGGTGAAGGGGTATATGAGATCCCTGTGGGACCCGTGCATGCAGGAGTGATTGAGCCGGGACATTTCAGGTTCAGTGTTGCCGGAGAACCTGTCCTCAACCTTGAGATAAGGCATTTCTATACACACAAGGGCGTAGAAAAACTGTTCGAGAACGTATCCATCGACAAAGCTGTATTCCTTGCAGAGCGCGTATCAGGCGACAACTCCGTGGCGCATGCTGTGGCTTTCTGCCAGGCCGTGGAAAAAATCGCCGGTGTTGATATTCCTCCTCGCGCAAAGTATATCAGGGTAATCCTAATGGAACTTGAGAGACTGTATAATCACCTCGGTGATATTGCAGGGATTGCGACCGATGTGGCGTATGCTTTCGGGGCAGCGCATGCTAACCTGCTCAAGGAAGAAATATTACAGCTGAACGAAATTGTTACGGGGAGCAGGCTTCTGAGGGGTATGAACACAATAGGCGGCGTTCGGCGCGATATCGGTGACAAAAAGGAAATAATTTCCAAGAAACTCTCAGTATTCAGGAACGATTTCAGGGAATTAATGGAGCTTCTCTTTGGCTCGCCTTCTGTTGCGGACAGGATAGAAACTACGGGACGCCTCTACAATGATATAGCAAGAGAGCTTCATGTCGTGGGTCCTGTGGCGCGTGCCTCCGGGATCTACAGGGACACGAGGCGCAATCATCCCTATGCTGCATATGCCGAATTGGATTTCAAGGTGCCTGTCCTCAAGTCAGGCGATGTCAATGCCAGGACAAGGATACGCTCTGATGAGGTATATGAATCCATAAGTATGATCGAGACGGCGCTTTTCCGTCTCCCTGATGGTGATATAAGATCGAATATCAAAGAAATCCCCGATGGTTATGCACTGGGATACACTGAAGCCCCAAGGGGAGAAACACTCTACTGGGTAATGATCGAGAATAACCGAATAGAGAGATGCAAGGTGCGAGACCCGTCGTTTTGCAACTGGCTCGCCATAGAGTATGCCGTTCTTGATAACATCGTACCTGATTTTCCGATAATCAATAAAAGCTTAAGCTTATCGTATTCTGGCAACGATATGTAG
- a CDS encoding hydrogenase 4 subunit F — MIEYLLLAPVLTCILCFFTRTRKQVETVSLTGSIATLLLGLVLVVQVYRNNIIISWTNALFADTFSAFIVLIVSIVGFVASLYSVGYMGHELEHGTMDLRRLRIYYGLFHVFMFTMLLVGVTNNLGLWIAIEMTTLVSALLMILYSKKSSIEAAWKYMIICTVGITFALFGTILTYFAAVKILGESGDALNWTSLVAVADQFDPTIMKLAFIFILIGYGTKAGLAPMHTWLPDAHSEAPTPVSALLSGVLLNCAMYGIIRFYTIATKSTGAVFTSNLLIIFGLLSLGIAVPFILLQEDYKRLLAYSSVEHMGIIAIGIGFGGVFGIFGAILHMFNHAMTKSLMFFGAGNVLLKHDTKEIFNVTGLVKSMPYTGAMFVIGGLAITGSPPFSIFISEFTILAAGFSQGHIIAAVLFLLFIIMIFAGFFNNVSKMAFGTPKPGIEKGEVSRWTLGAMGILIVFVVVLGVYIPPSFYEMIMKVVQIVR, encoded by the coding sequence ATGATTGAATATCTTCTTCTCGCCCCGGTTCTCACATGCATACTGTGCTTTTTCACAAGAACGCGAAAACAGGTAGAAACCGTGAGCTTAACAGGCTCCATAGCCACGCTTCTTCTTGGTTTGGTGCTGGTGGTTCAGGTTTACAGGAACAATATAATAATATCTTGGACAAATGCCCTGTTCGCAGACACGTTCAGTGCCTTCATTGTCCTCATTGTTTCTATCGTGGGTTTTGTGGCTTCGCTGTACTCTGTGGGCTACATGGGACATGAACTGGAACACGGCACCATGGACTTGCGAAGACTGAGAATATACTACGGGCTTTTCCACGTATTCATGTTCACAATGCTGCTTGTGGGGGTGACGAACAACCTTGGTCTCTGGATCGCCATAGAGATGACCACACTTGTCTCTGCGCTCCTGATGATCCTTTACTCGAAAAAGTCCTCCATCGAAGCGGCATGGAAATACATGATCATATGTACCGTGGGAATAACGTTCGCGCTTTTCGGAACCATCCTCACCTACTTTGCCGCTGTCAAGATCCTGGGCGAGAGCGGGGATGCGCTCAACTGGACATCACTAGTTGCTGTCGCTGACCAGTTCGACCCGACAATAATGAAGCTTGCCTTCATTTTCATTCTCATAGGTTACGGCACAAAAGCGGGCCTCGCGCCCATGCATACCTGGCTCCCCGATGCCCACAGCGAAGCTCCCACGCCCGTAAGCGCGCTTCTCTCAGGCGTGCTGCTCAACTGCGCCATGTACGGCATTATCAGGTTCTACACCATCGCCACGAAATCAACGGGTGCAGTTTTTACAAGCAATCTGCTGATCATATTCGGGCTCCTGTCGCTTGGCATCGCCGTGCCTTTCATACTGCTGCAGGAAGACTACAAGCGGCTCCTTGCATACTCAAGCGTGGAACATATGGGAATTATCGCTATCGGTATAGGCTTCGGAGGTGTTTTTGGAATCTTCGGGGCGATATTGCACATGTTCAACCATGCCATGACGAAATCCCTCATGTTCTTTGGCGCGGGGAATGTGCTGCTAAAACATGATACGAAAGAGATATTCAATGTGACCGGACTTGTAAAATCAATGCCATACACGGGCGCCATGTTCGTGATCGGGGGGCTTGCCATCACGGGCTCTCCGCCTTTTTCCATATTCATAAGCGAATTCACCATACTTGCGGCAGGGTTCTCACAGGGGCACATAATTGCCGCAGTACTGTTCCTGCTTTTTATAATAATGATATTCGCAGGCTTTTTCAACAACGTGAGCAAAATGGCTTTCGGAACACCAAAACCAGGGATTGAAAAAGGTGAGGTGAGCAGATGGACCCTGGGTGCGATGGGTATATTGATTGTATTCGTTGTCGTGCTCGGGGTCTATATCCCGCCTTCATTTTACGAGATGATAATGAAAGTCGTACAGATTGTGAGGTGA
- a CDS encoding NADH-quinone oxidoreductase subunit H, translating into MNPIAIAIFQIIVIISLAPLLGGMMKKVKSFFQIRKGPSIFQPYYDIAKLLRKDSVVSENASWIFHAAPVISFVAILTAGMLIPIYISDMPFGFAGDLIAVVYLLALARFFTALASLDTGSSFGGMGGSREMFVASMVEPAMMLSIFAIALNVGSTNLSYISQTVSSMGLAAISPYHLLAFVALFIIAIAETGRIPVDNPATHLELTMIHEAMILEYSGKQLALVELSAMMKQLLVFSLLANIFFPWGIASGATVGGIAVALIAFVIKIGILGTAMAMVETSTAKWRLFRLPDLLSVSLMLSFLALVSFIIVKGG; encoded by the coding sequence ATGAACCCCATTGCCATTGCGATCTTCCAGATAATCGTAATAATAAGCCTTGCCCCGCTCCTGGGCGGCATGATGAAAAAAGTAAAGTCCTTTTTCCAGATACGCAAAGGACCGAGCATTTTCCAGCCCTACTACGATATCGCCAAGCTTTTGAGGAAAGATTCTGTGGTGTCCGAGAACGCATCCTGGATTTTCCATGCCGCTCCGGTCATTTCATTTGTCGCAATACTCACAGCAGGCATGCTTATCCCGATTTACATCTCGGATATGCCTTTTGGCTTTGCGGGAGATCTGATCGCCGTTGTCTATCTTCTGGCGCTTGCAAGGTTCTTTACCGCACTTGCATCCCTTGATACCGGAAGTTCCTTTGGCGGGATGGGTGGGAGCAGGGAGATGTTCGTGGCATCCATGGTCGAGCCTGCCATGATGCTTTCGATATTCGCCATAGCGCTCAATGTAGGCTCAACCAACCTGAGCTATATTTCACAGACAGTTTCATCCATGGGACTTGCCGCAATCTCCCCTTATCACCTGCTCGCGTTCGTGGCGCTTTTCATAATCGCGATTGCCGAGACGGGAAGGATACCTGTAGATAACCCGGCCACGCATCTTGAGCTCACGATGATCCATGAAGCCATGATTCTTGAATACTCAGGAAAACAGCTTGCTCTGGTGGAACTCAGTGCTATGATGAAACAATTGCTGGTATTTTCGCTGCTTGCAAACATCTTTTTCCCCTGGGGCATAGCATCAGGGGCAACCGTGGGAGGTATTGCCGTGGCGCTTATAGCCTTTGTAATAAAGATCGGGATTCTGGGGACAGCCATGGCAATGGTCGAGACTTCGACCGCAAAGTGGAGGCTGTTCAGGCTGCCTGACCTCCTCTCCGTCTCTCTCATGCTCTCGTTCCTTGCACTTGTTTCCTTCATTATCGTAAAAGGAGGATAG
- the hyfB gene encoding hydrogenase 4 subunit B encodes MLDKYLFLLLMVFYLIGAALSVIFNKKDRLSSYVSFLSAAISSMLGIVFSFSVIFGDTFSFSLSGSSFLNFGFSVDRLAAFFILVISIAVFAVSIYSIGYVREYFGKKNIGYLGFLYNIFIISMILVVSANNAVMFLIVWELMSLVSYFLVIYEHEKPETRKAGFIYIVMTHIGTGFILLSFLILASSSGNFSFETFMGAGSRMTPLLKDLTFLFALIGFGAKAGIVPLHIWLPYAHPAAPSNVSALMSGVMIKTAIYMFIRVFFDFLGANVLWWGFLVLSVGALSAILGIMYAVVEPDIKRMLAYSSIENMGIILLGIGASMIFFAEGNAALAAIAAIAALYHLLNHAVFKGLLFMGAGSVIFSTHTRNIEKLGGLIKKMPLMAFLFLIGVLSISALPPFSGFVSEWLTLQSLLMSFSSGDSLVRIVLPVSAAVLALTGALAAFCFLKAFGIGFLALPRSENAEHAKEANMPMLLGMGIFAILSVLLGILPFYALPVLDRIAQTFTGASASFSSGIFDSIVMPTGQISVSTPAILLLMLAMLPLPLIIMLMQNIRKNETWGCGQPVSTARNEYTATAFSKPIQMWFRNIYRPVRELRTIYSVSPFFKESFKFDSQIEQIFERYLYTPVVDGVLARSRVLKMIQTGSIHAYLTYIFGTLVILMMFIILGGNQ; translated from the coding sequence ATGCTTGACAAATATTTATTTTTATTACTCATGGTCTTTTATCTGATTGGCGCAGCTTTGTCGGTCATATTCAATAAAAAAGACAGGCTTTCCTCCTATGTCTCATTCCTAAGCGCGGCAATCTCATCCATGTTAGGGATTGTTTTCTCGTTTTCCGTTATTTTCGGCGACACTTTCAGCTTTTCCTTATCAGGTTCTTCATTCCTGAACTTCGGATTCTCCGTGGACAGGCTCGCAGCATTTTTCATTCTTGTGATATCCATTGCAGTTTTCGCGGTTTCGATCTATTCGATCGGGTACGTGCGAGAATACTTCGGGAAAAAGAATATCGGCTATTTGGGCTTCCTGTATAACATTTTTATTATATCCATGATCCTTGTGGTCAGCGCAAATAATGCGGTCATGTTCCTGATTGTCTGGGAACTGATGTCCCTGGTATCCTATTTCCTGGTGATATACGAGCATGAAAAACCGGAAACCAGGAAGGCGGGTTTTATCTACATAGTGATGACGCATATCGGGACAGGATTCATACTCCTCTCATTCCTTATCCTTGCAAGTTCAAGCGGCAATTTCAGCTTCGAAACATTCATGGGCGCTGGTTCAAGAATGACCCCGCTCCTGAAAGACCTCACATTCCTTTTCGCGCTGATCGGTTTTGGGGCCAAAGCCGGTATCGTGCCACTTCATATCTGGCTCCCGTATGCGCATCCCGCCGCCCCCAGCAATGTATCAGCCCTCATGTCCGGCGTGATGATCAAGACCGCGATCTACATGTTTATCCGCGTTTTCTTTGATTTCCTGGGCGCCAATGTTCTGTGGTGGGGTTTCCTTGTGCTGTCTGTTGGCGCACTCTCGGCGATCCTGGGTATAATGTATGCGGTCGTTGAACCCGATATAAAGCGGATGCTTGCCTACAGCAGCATAGAGAATATGGGGATCATCCTCCTTGGAATTGGCGCATCGATGATCTTTTTTGCAGAGGGAAATGCCGCCCTGGCTGCGATTGCTGCGATCGCAGCGCTGTATCACCTGTTAAACCATGCAGTATTCAAGGGACTATTATTCATGGGCGCAGGCTCGGTCATATTTTCAACCCATACAAGGAATATCGAGAAACTGGGCGGCCTGATCAAGAAGATGCCATTGATGGCATTCCTTTTCCTGATAGGAGTGCTTTCCATCTCCGCCCTGCCGCCATTTTCTGGTTTTGTGAGCGAATGGCTCACCCTTCAGTCGCTACTTATGAGTTTCAGTTCAGGCGATTCCCTTGTCAGGATAGTACTTCCGGTCAGCGCCGCAGTCCTTGCCCTCACCGGCGCCCTTGCAGCTTTCTGTTTCCTGAAAGCCTTCGGAATAGGGTTCCTGGCGCTGCCGCGAAGTGAGAACGCCGAACATGCGAAGGAGGCAAACATGCCCATGCTGCTCGGAATGGGAATTTTTGCAATATTATCCGTGCTTCTGGGTATCCTGCCTTTTTATGCCCTTCCCGTTCTTGACAGGATCGCACAGACCTTTACAGGGGCGAGCGCTTCCTTTTCATCAGGCATTTTCGACTCGATCGTCATGCCCACAGGACAGATATCAGTCTCAACCCCGGCGATATTGCTCCTGATGCTTGCAATGCTTCCGCTCCCGTTAATAATTATGTTGATGCAAAACATCAGGAAGAATGAGACCTGGGGATGCGGACAGCCCGTTTCCACGGCAAGGAACGAGTATACAGCCACTGCCTTTTCAAAACCCATACAGATGTGGTTCAGGAACATCTACCGCCCGGTAAGAGAATTGCGGACGATCTACTCGGTCTCGCCCTTTTTCAAGGAATCCTTCAAGTTCGATTCGCAGATAGAACAGATATTTGAACGTTATCTCTATACCCCGGTGGTAGATGGGGTTCTTGCAAGATCGAGAGTTCTAAAGATGATCCAGACAGGCAGCATCCATGCTTACCTTACGTATATCTTCGGAACTCTGGTAATTCTTATGATGTTTATAATTTTAGGAGGCAACCAATGA
- the hyfB gene encoding hydrogenase 4 subunit B, which translates to MKAIGLLMVIMVHTYLFFGLVILYLIGAVLSVILNKKDRLVTYASFLSAALASLLGIAFSFFVLFGETFTFALPGQTFLNFSVFVDKLSAFFILVISIVGFAVSIYSLGYVREYFGKKNIGYLCFLYNIFILSMVLVVSSNNAVMFLIVWELMSVVSYFLVIYEHEKADIRKAGFIYIVMTHIGTGFILISLLILASSSGGFNFDMFRSTGPTMPPFLKDMAFLFALIGFGTKAGIVPLHIWLPYAHPAAPSNVSALMSGVMIKTAIYMLIRVCFDFLGANVLWWGVLLLIIASASALLGVMYALMEHDMKRLLAYHSVENIGIILIGIGVSIIFMSTGHPELAAFGLIAGLYHTINHAVFKSLLFMGAGSIIFSTHTKNIEEMGGLLKKMPWTGMFFLIGSISISALPPFNGFVSEWLTFHAQLLSINLSENIIKILVLSSGAALALTGALAAACFVKAFGISFLALPRSEHAKLAREVPRSMLFGMGMLSLLCIALGVLSFYFLPILDSIASPLTGTSIISKVTFDLSLAALSPQAGSVSTIWLFLLLFILVPIPFLLALALGGRTSARTYETWGCGQPTTTGRNEYTATGFSKPIRMWFSSIYRSHREIQTSYAGSPFFKERFVFDTQIEPIFEKYLYEPAVWLALTVSRILRVIQTGSIHLYLLYILITLVIALIYVGSGG; encoded by the coding sequence GTGAAGGCGATAGGTCTTCTGATGGTGATTATGGTTCATACCTATTTGTTCTTTGGACTTGTCATCCTTTATCTGATCGGCGCTGTACTATCTGTTATATTAAACAAGAAGGACCGACTGGTCACGTATGCTTCATTCTTGAGCGCAGCCCTGGCATCCCTGCTGGGAATAGCCTTTTCATTCTTCGTTCTCTTCGGTGAGACCTTTACTTTCGCTTTGCCAGGCCAGACTTTCTTGAATTTCAGCGTTTTTGTGGATAAGCTGTCAGCGTTCTTTATTCTTGTTATTTCTATCGTGGGTTTTGCTGTTTCGATATACTCTCTGGGATACGTTCGCGAATATTTCGGGAAAAAGAATATCGGTTATCTCTGTTTCCTGTATAACATATTCATCCTTTCAATGGTACTTGTGGTCTCTTCAAACAATGCGGTGATGTTCCTGATAGTCTGGGAATTGATGTCCGTGGTTTCATATTTCCTTGTCATATATGAACATGAAAAAGCGGATATCAGGAAAGCAGGTTTCATCTATATCGTGATGACTCATATCGGGACGGGATTCATCCTCATATCGCTTCTTATCCTGGCAAGTTCAAGCGGGGGTTTCAATTTCGATATGTTCCGCTCAACCGGCCCGACAATGCCGCCTTTTCTCAAGGATATGGCATTCCTGTTCGCTCTCATTGGCTTCGGGACAAAGGCGGGTATCGTCCCTCTGCATATATGGCTGCCTTATGCCCATCCTGCCGCCCCAAGCAACGTATCTGCGCTCATGTCCGGCGTCATGATAAAAACAGCGATCTACATGCTCATCCGCGTTTGTTTTGATTTCCTGGGCGCCAATGTTCTGTGGTGGGGAGTGCTGCTTTTAATTATTGCATCAGCATCCGCGCTTCTTGGCGTGATGTATGCCCTGATGGAGCATGACATGAAACGCCTGCTTGCATATCACAGCGTCGAGAATATAGGCATCATTCTTATCGGGATCGGCGTATCCATAATATTCATGTCCACCGGACACCCTGAGCTTGCAGCGTTCGGGTTGATCGCAGGTCTCTATCACACCATAAACCATGCAGTGTTCAAGTCCCTGCTTTTCATGGGAGCAGGTTCGATTATTTTTTCAACCCATACGAAGAACATCGAGGAAATGGGCGGACTCTTGAAAAAGATGCCCTGGACAGGCATGTTTTTCCTCATAGGCTCGATATCCATTTCTGCGCTTCCGCCGTTTAACGGTTTCGTGAGCGAATGGCTCACCTTCCATGCCCAGCTCCTGAGCATCAATCTTTCCGAGAATATAATAAAGATACTTGTACTTTCAAGCGGAGCTGCACTGGCTCTCACCGGCGCTCTTGCAGCGGCGTGCTTTGTCAAGGCTTTCGGGATAAGCTTCCTGGCCCTCCCGCGCAGCGAACATGCAAAGCTAGCAAGAGAGGTTCCAAGAAGCATGCTTTTCGGGATGGGAATGCTTTCTCTTCTCTGCATTGCCCTCGGGGTCTTAAGCTTTTATTTCCTTCCCATTCTTGATTCGATTGCCTCGCCGCTTACGGGCACAAGTATAATCTCAAAGGTCACATTCGACCTCTCGCTTGCCGCATTGAGCCCCCAGGCAGGAAGCGTTTCTACCATTTGGTTATTCCTGCTTCTCTTCATTCTCGTTCCCATTCCGTTTCTGCTGGCACTCGCCCTGGGTGGCAGGACATCAGCAAGGACATACGAGACCTGGGGATGCGGACAGCCCACAACAACAGGCAGGAACGAGTATACAGCCACCGGGTTCTCAAAGCCGATACGCATGTGGTTCAGCAGCATCTACCGCTCGCACAGGGAGATACAGACAAGCTATGCCGGCTCGCCTTTCTTCAAGGAGAGATTTGTTTTCGATACGCAGATAGAGCCCATTTTCGAGAAGTATCTCTATGAACCCGCAGTATGGCTTGCGCTTACAGTATCAAGAATATTAAGGGTAATCCAGACCGGGAGCATACACCTGTACCTGCTCTATATCCTCATCACGCTGGTGATCGCACTGATATACGTGGGAAGCGGAGGGTAA
- a CDS encoding ABC transporter ATP-binding protein, with the protein MLAVKAEGIYKYFKDGNQGKKEVLKNVSIEIEEGEIYGILGPNGAGKTTLISILSTLTIPDSGEVEVFGLDALKDPNRVKGIVNVSSGNPNFPWSLTVYENLRYFSMLYGLKNKEKAINNVIDILELAPFRNARFDSLSTGTKQRLSLAKALLNDPRLLFLDEPTVGLDPDMAIKIRKLIKRIHDEKGITIVLTTHYMKEAEQLCGRIAFIKKGEIIANAPPDELKRQMKLGEAITIEYEGDFDVSLLKDIPKILDILHENGKIKIVAEHVESIIDDVLKKFCDVHIKNIEISQPNLEDVFLRLAH; encoded by the coding sequence ATGCTTGCAGTCAAAGCCGAAGGAATTTATAAGTATTTCAAAGATGGCAACCAGGGGAAAAAAGAGGTACTGAAGAACGTTTCCATCGAGATAGAGGAAGGTGAGATTTATGGAATCCTGGGTCCGAACGGCGCAGGCAAGACCACGCTAATCTCGATTCTCTCCACGCTCACCATACCGGACAGCGGGGAAGTGGAAGTCTTTGGACTGGACGCTCTCAAAGACCCGAATCGCGTAAAAGGCATCGTGAACGTAAGCAGTGGAAACCCGAATTTCCCGTGGAGCCTGACGGTGTACGAGAATCTCCGCTATTTCTCAATGCTGTATGGATTAAAAAATAAGGAGAAGGCGATAAACAACGTCATTGACATACTTGAACTTGCGCCTTTCAGGAATGCCAGGTTCGATTCCCTCTCCACAGGCACAAAACAGCGCCTCTCGCTGGCGAAGGCGCTGCTCAACGACCCGCGCCTCCTGTTCCTGGATGAGCCCACAGTGGGTCTTGACCCTGATATGGCTATAAAAATACGGAAACTGATTAAACGAATACACGATGAAAAAGGCATTACCATAGTCCTCACCACGCATTACATGAAGGAGGCTGAACAGCTCTGCGGCAGGATTGCGTTTATCAAGAAAGGCGAGATAATAGCCAATGCGCCGCCGGATGAGCTGAAAAGGCAGATGAAGCTCGGGGAGGCTATAACCATCGAGTATGAAGGGGATTTTGATGTTTCTCTTTTGAAGGATATACCGAAAATTCTTGATATTTTGCATGAAAACGGAAAAATAAAGATAGTGGCAGAGCATGTTGAATCTATTATTGATGATGTATTAAAGAAGTTCTGTGACGTTCATATAAAGAACATTGAGATTTCCCAGCCCAATCTTGAGGATGTGTTCCTGAGGCTTGCTCATTAA